From Trichoplusia ni isolate ovarian cell line Hi5 chromosome 20, tn1, whole genome shotgun sequence, a single genomic window includes:
- the LOC113503754 gene encoding uncharacterized protein LOC113503754 — MLESPNYELSFVACVAGVIFCCYLPANITAFLIVVIGYIEAQMLGLAQELILLWGDAEEYYYKTKSFSILNETEELNDTKNKIMNDYVEKHLKIIITTHGRNINLLRQIETVFRGAIVLEFFLLTVGLISELLGGLENTYLEVPFALICVGMDCFIGQRVIDAGVIFENAVYDCKWEHYNVTNMKIVLMMLQSSQKKMQLSAGGIIVLDFCCLMQIFNSVYSAYTTLRTTMD, encoded by the coding sequence ATGCTTGAGTCTCCTAACTACGAGTTATCGTTCGTCGCGTGCGTGGCAGGAGTCATCTTCTGCTGCTACCTCCCCGCCAACATCACCGCCTTCCTGATCGTCGTCATCGGCTACATCGAGGCTCAGATGCTGGGCCTCGCGCAAGAACTCATACTCCTATGGGGCGATGCCGAAGAATActactacaaaacaaaatcctTCAGCATCCTCAACGAAACCGAAGAACTCAACGacaccaaaaacaaaataatgaacgaCTATgtagaaaaacatttgaaaattataattactacgCACGGTCGAAACATAAATCTGTTACGACAAATTGAAACTGTATTTCGAGGAGCTATTGTCTTGGAATTCTTCCTCCTAACCGTTGGTCTGATATCAGAACTACTTGGTGGGCTAGAGAACACATATTTGGAAGTCCCATTCGCTTTGATTTGCGTTGGGATGGACTGCTTCATAGGTCAGCGGGTAATAGATGCGGGGGTCATATTTGAGAACGCGGTGTACGACTGTAAATGGGAGCATTATAACGTCACAAACATGAAGATCGTGTTGATGATGCTGCAAAGTTCACAGAAGAAGATGCAGCTGTCTGCGGGTGGCATCATCGTCTTAGACTTCTGCTGTTTGATGCAGATATTCAATTCTGTATACTCCGCGTACACAACGCTAAGGACGACAATGGACTAG
- the LOC113503756 gene encoding LOW QUALITY PROTEIN: uncharacterized protein LOC113503756 (The sequence of the model RefSeq protein was modified relative to this genomic sequence to represent the inferred CDS: substituted 2 bases at 2 genomic stop codons) translates to MLKTPNYEIAFMLFVAGVTFCCYLPANITAFLIVVSGYVEAQMLALTEELLHLWEDAEKHYDDAISNSITDRNEDKNAVKTKIINDYLENNLTXPNLTXLFEIETVFRVAIVLEFLLLVIALIAELLGGLENTWIELPFALMQVGMDCFTGQRLMDASIKFEKAVYDCKWENFNIKNMKTILIMLQNSQKTMQLSAGGVIVLNLSCLMHVIRSIYSAYTTLRTTMS, encoded by the coding sequence ATGCTAAAAACTCCAAATTACGAGATAGCCTTCATGCTATTCGTGGCTGGAGTGACGTTCTGCTGTTACCTCCCCGCCAACATCACCGCCTTCCTCATCGTCGTCTCCGGGTACGTTGAGGCTCAAATGCTGGCACTAACAGAAGAACTATTACATCTATGGGAAGACGCTGAAAAACATTACGATGATGCGATATCTAATTCAATTACTGATAGAAACGAAGACAAGAATGCtgttaaaaccaaaataattaacGACTATCTCGAAAATAATcttacctaacctaacctaacctaattatttgaaattgaaacgGTGTTCAGGGTTGCTATAGTACTGGAATTCTTACTTCTAGTGATAGCTCTTATAGCAGAACTGTTGGGTGGGTTGGAGAACACTTGGATAGAGCTCCCATTCGCTTTGATGCAAGTCGGTATGGATTGCTTCACGGGCCAGCGGTTGATGGATGCCAGCATCAAGTTCGAAAAAGCAGTGTACGACTGCAAATGGGAGAATTTCAATATAAAGAATATGAAGACTATACTGATAATGCTACAGAACTCGCAGAAGACGATGCAGCTGTCGGCCGGCGGCGTCATCGTGCTGAACCTCAGCTGCTTGATGCACGTCATCAGGTCTATATATTCAGCGTACACGACGCTAAGAACTACAATGAgttaa
- the LOC113503751 gene encoding uncharacterized protein LOC113503751, whose product MGRKITEEIRKFGLEYCDLPTMLSNVSDMLRILTLNIDGRNNKPIPTFFYVLTISVSITYFYVYVFSGIWFTFVRCRETGDLVAAAIVFSLNSTSEVAIIKLFYMRIYEKKLKNLTNRYLACDALVVKGSRFAQNMTKALRSVKKRAIIYWLVLMVDAVLYVAQPIVTPGQHLTVDAYVIFGLEPMFQSPNYEIAAVVMAIDVIFICYTVANVSGFLIVIIGYTEAQMLSLSDEMLHLWSDAQNHYQKTMKEWSNFESVYFENKIFSDYKEEDILNQYIKENLVDIIGRHAVNVNLLEEIEYAMRGPNAVGFLFLITGLIAELLGGLNNTMLQIPFTLIQVGVDCYIGQKVMDANIRFEQAVYDCKWENFNESNKKIVLVMLQNSQKTMTLSAGGMATLSFSSFMSIIKSSYSAYTTLGSMI is encoded by the exons ATGGGTCGAAAAATTACTGAAGAAATTCGCAAGTTTGGCTTGGAGTATTGTGATCTGCCGACAATGTTATCCAATGTGTCTGATATGCTGAGAATATTGACTCTAAACATCGATGGACGAAACAACAAAC CCATCCCCACGTTTTTCTACGTGTTAACGATATCGGTATCCATAACGTATTTCTACGTGTACGTGTTCTCCGGCATCTGGTTCACGTTCGTCCGCTGCCGCGAGACAGGTGACCTGGTGGCCGCCGCCATCGTCTTCTCCCTGAACAGCACCAGCGAGGTCGCCATCATCAAGCTGTTCTACATGAGGATATATGA gaaAAAACTCAAGAACTTAACAAACAGATATCTAGCGTGTGACGCCCTTGTGGTCAAGGGAAGCCGGTTTGCACAGAACATGACGAAGGCTCTCAGGAGTGTGAAGAAGCGAGCCATCATCTACTGGCTGGTGCTCATGGTGGACGCCGTGCTGTATGTGGCACAGCCCATCGTCACGCCAGGACAGCATCTCACTGTCGACGCTTACGTCATTTTCG GTCTAGAGCCAATGTTTCAGTCTCCTAACTACGAGATAGCCGCCGTAGTGATGGCCATCGACGTCATCTTCATCTGTTACACAGTCGCCAATGTTTCTGGCTTCCTCATAGTTATCATCGGGTACACGGAGGCTCAAATGCTATCCCTAAGCGACGAAATGCTACACCTATGGAGTGACGCCCAGAACCATTACCAGAAAACTATGAAAGAATGGAGCAATTTTGAAtcagtttattttgaaaacaaaatattcagtGATTATAAAGAAGAGGATATACTTAATCAGTACATAAAAGAGAATCTTGTTGACATTATAGGAAGACACGCCGTCAATGTCAATCTGTTGGAGGAGATCGAATATGCAATGAGAGGACCAAACGCTGTCGGATTCCTATTCCTTATTACTGGTTTAATAGCGGAGTTGCTCGGTGGACTAAACAACACTATGCTACAGATACCATTCACGTTAATACAAGTAGGGGTAGACTGTTACATAGGGCAAAAGGTCATGGATGCCAACATTAGGTTCGAACAAGCTGTGTACGACTGCAAATGGGAGAACTTTAATGAGTCGAATAAAAAGATAGTGTTGGTGATGCTTCAGAACTCGCAGAAGACGATGACGTTGTCTGCCGGGGGCATGGCCACGCTGAGCTTCAGTAGTTTCATGTCAATTATAAAGTCCTCGTACTCAGCTTACACTACGCTAGGGTCCATGATTTAA